In Candidatus Eremiobacterota bacterium, the following proteins share a genomic window:
- a CDS encoding aminotransferase class V-fold PLP-dependent enzyme: MSETSLDPADWERFRRLLHDAVDGVVDDLAGVREKPAWRPVPQRVKAALREPLPRGGEPLETTLARFGELIRPYPTGNRHPRFFGWVHGAGNAPGVLAELLAAGMNANVGGREHAAVYVEREVVAWFAELFGFPPGASGILTSGTSMGNLLAVVAARDAALGDGARERGIAGAKLVAYAGRGVHDSVAKALRIAGLGEGALRLIAANAVSGIDADALRARIEADRAAGERPFLVVATAGSVDTGRFDQLEALADLCAGHELWLHVDGAFGALAIASPKHAHLVAGIERADSLAFDAHKWLHAPYAVGCALFRDERAHRAAFVSSPEYLGRSARGTAAGAPWYADYGLELSREFRALKVWFALRHYGIDALGASIARTCDLATTLAARVRDCDELELLAPVTLNVVCFRAHPAQIDDEAALDRLNEAVAIAVQESGAAVLSTTRVAGKRALRACIVNHRTVEADLDVVIATVRTAARDAGAAHR, translated from the coding sequence GTGAGCGAGACGTCGCTCGACCCCGCGGATTGGGAGCGCTTCCGGCGGCTGCTGCACGACGCCGTCGACGGCGTGGTCGACGATCTGGCCGGCGTGCGCGAAAAGCCCGCATGGCGCCCGGTTCCGCAGCGTGTCAAAGCGGCGCTGCGCGAGCCGCTGCCGCGCGGCGGCGAGCCGCTCGAGACGACGCTCGCGCGGTTCGGCGAGCTAATCCGGCCGTATCCGACCGGCAACCGCCACCCGCGTTTCTTCGGCTGGGTGCACGGCGCGGGGAACGCGCCGGGCGTACTCGCCGAGCTGCTCGCCGCCGGGATGAACGCGAACGTCGGCGGGCGCGAGCACGCCGCGGTGTACGTCGAGCGCGAAGTCGTGGCGTGGTTCGCGGAGCTGTTCGGGTTTCCGCCGGGCGCCAGTGGCATTCTGACCAGCGGAACGTCGATGGGAAACCTGCTCGCCGTCGTCGCGGCGCGCGACGCTGCGCTCGGGGACGGTGCGCGCGAGCGCGGAATCGCCGGCGCGAAGCTGGTCGCGTACGCCGGCCGCGGGGTGCACGACTCGGTGGCGAAAGCGCTGCGCATCGCCGGCCTCGGCGAAGGCGCGCTGCGGTTGATCGCCGCGAACGCCGTATCGGGGATCGACGCGGACGCGCTGCGCGCGCGCATCGAAGCCGACCGTGCCGCCGGCGAGCGCCCGTTCTTGGTCGTCGCGACGGCGGGCAGCGTCGACACCGGCCGGTTCGACCAGCTCGAGGCTCTGGCAGATCTGTGCGCCGGGCACGAGCTGTGGCTGCACGTCGACGGCGCCTTCGGCGCGCTCGCGATCGCGAGCCCCAAGCACGCGCACCTCGTGGCGGGCATCGAGCGCGCCGACTCGCTCGCGTTCGACGCGCACAAGTGGCTGCACGCGCCGTACGCCGTTGGCTGCGCGCTCTTTCGTGACGAGCGCGCGCACCGCGCCGCGTTCGTCTCCTCGCCCGAGTATCTCGGCCGGTCGGCGCGCGGCACCGCGGCCGGCGCGCCGTGGTACGCCGACTACGGGCTGGAGCTCTCGCGCGAGTTTCGCGCGCTCAAGGTGTGGTTCGCGCTGCGGCACTACGGCATCGACGCGCTCGGCGCGTCGATCGCGCGCACCTGCGATCTCGCCACAACGCTGGCCGCGCGCGTTCGCGACTGCGACGAGCTGGAGCTACTGGCGCCCGTCACGCTGAACGTCGTCTGCTTTCGCGCGCACCCGGCGCAGATCGACGACGAGGCGGCGCTGGACCGGCTGAACGAGGCGGTCGCGATCGCGGTTCAGGAGAGCGGCGCCGCCGTGCTCAGCACGACGCGCGTCGCGGGGAAGCGCGCGCTGCGCGCGTGCATCGTCAACCACCGCACGGTCGAAGCGGACCTCGACGTCGTGATCGCCACCGTGCGAACCGCCGCGCGCGACGCCGGCGCGGCACATCGATGA
- the cdd gene encoding cytidine deaminase: protein MKSPHSATIAAPEAAARGAAAGGDRDALMIELLPWATSFARVPVSGFEVGAVVLGRSGALYAGANLEFAGLPLSTSVHAEQAAVSNAWLHGEVGIDALAVNAEPCGACRQFVNELHGASALRILVPRATAATLAALLPAPFGPGDLGVEAGLLNRADHGLRADERSGDATADALLDAALAAANASYAPYTRAYAGVALRLRDGTIVSGRYAECAAFNPSLPALQAALSALALRRADPSAIADAVLAEAAGATSQRASAAAILGALAGIPLRYAAATPRPNQ from the coding sequence ATGAAATCTCCACATTCCGCGACGATCGCGGCGCCCGAAGCCGCAGCGCGCGGCGCCGCCGCGGGCGGCGACCGCGACGCGCTGATGATCGAGCTGCTCCCGTGGGCGACGTCGTTCGCGCGCGTACCGGTCTCCGGCTTCGAGGTCGGTGCGGTCGTGCTCGGACGCTCCGGCGCGCTGTACGCAGGCGCGAACCTCGAATTCGCAGGCCTGCCGCTGTCCACCAGCGTGCACGCGGAGCAGGCTGCGGTTTCGAACGCGTGGCTGCACGGCGAAGTTGGAATCGACGCGCTCGCCGTGAACGCGGAACCGTGCGGAGCGTGCCGTCAATTTGTGAACGAGCTGCACGGCGCGAGCGCGCTTCGCATCCTCGTCCCCCGGGCGACGGCGGCGACGCTGGCCGCACTGCTGCCCGCGCCGTTCGGGCCTGGAGACCTCGGCGTCGAAGCCGGCTTGCTGAATCGCGCCGATCACGGACTGCGCGCCGACGAACGTTCGGGCGACGCGACGGCAGACGCGTTGCTCGACGCGGCGCTCGCCGCGGCCAACGCGTCGTACGCGCCGTACACGCGCGCGTACGCCGGCGTCGCGCTGCGCTTGCGCGACGGGACGATCGTCAGCGGCCGTTACGCCGAATGCGCCGCGTTCAATCCCAGCCTGCCGGCGCTCCAAGCCGCGCTCTCGGCGCTCGCGCTGCGACGTGCCGATCCCTCCGCCATCGCGGATGCGGTCCTCGCGGAAGCCGCCGGCGCGACGAGCCAGCGCGCGTCGGCGGCAGCGATCCTGGGCGCGCTGGCCGGGATCCCGCTGCGCTACGCCGCGGCCACCCCGCGCCCGAATCAGTAG
- the sufB gene encoding Fe-S cluster assembly protein SufB, with the protein MAATTDALIQEYRHGFHDPEENYAFKSDKGLNREIVERISSMKNEPEWMREFRLRAFEVFSAKPMPTWGDTALLNEIDFDNIRYFVKAGERTEQSWDDVPEDIKRTFDRLGIPEAERKFLSGVSAQYESEVVYHSVIEELEKDGVLFCDMDTALREHPDLVRKYISTVIPIEDNKFAALNSAVWSGGSFVYVPKGVEVKMPLQAYFRINTENMGQFERTLIIADEGSKVHYIEGCTAPQFSTSSLHSAVVELIAMDGASIRYTTIQNWYRNIFNLVTKRAKAMRNATVEWVDGNIGSRLTMKYPAIYLMGEGARGEILSAAFAGEGQHQDAGAKVIHAAPNTTSVVTNKSVTAHGGKTTYRGLVEIHPGAAGAKTRVKCDALIMDDKSSSDTKPTMKIDEQRSTVEHEASVSKIGEEQLFYAMSRGLSEADATAMIVNGFFDFFVKELPMEYAVELNRLIKLEMEGSVG; encoded by the coding sequence ATGGCCGCCACGACTGATGCCTTGATCCAGGAATACCGACACGGATTCCACGATCCCGAAGAAAACTACGCCTTCAAGTCCGACAAGGGCCTGAACCGCGAGATCGTCGAGCGCATCTCGTCGATGAAGAACGAGCCCGAATGGATGCGCGAGTTCCGGCTGCGCGCCTTCGAGGTGTTCTCGGCCAAGCCGATGCCGACGTGGGGCGACACCGCGCTCCTGAACGAGATCGACTTCGACAACATCCGCTACTTCGTCAAAGCCGGCGAGCGCACCGAGCAGAGCTGGGACGACGTCCCGGAGGACATCAAGCGCACCTTCGACCGGCTCGGGATCCCCGAGGCCGAGCGCAAGTTCCTCAGCGGCGTCTCGGCGCAGTACGAGTCCGAGGTCGTCTACCACTCCGTCATCGAGGAGCTCGAGAAGGACGGCGTGCTCTTCTGCGACATGGACACCGCGCTGCGCGAGCACCCCGACCTCGTGCGCAAGTACATCTCGACCGTCATCCCGATCGAAGACAACAAGTTCGCCGCGCTCAACTCGGCGGTGTGGTCCGGCGGCTCGTTCGTCTACGTGCCGAAGGGCGTCGAGGTGAAGATGCCGCTCCAGGCCTACTTCCGGATCAACACCGAGAACATGGGCCAGTTCGAGCGCACGCTGATCATCGCCGACGAAGGCTCGAAGGTGCACTACATCGAGGGCTGCACCGCCCCGCAGTTCTCCACCTCGTCGCTGCACTCGGCGGTGGTCGAGCTGATCGCGATGGACGGTGCCTCGATCCGCTACACGACGATTCAGAACTGGTACCGCAACATCTTCAACCTCGTCACCAAGCGCGCCAAGGCGATGCGCAACGCGACCGTCGAGTGGGTCGACGGCAACATCGGCAGTCGCCTGACGATGAAGTATCCGGCGATCTATCTGATGGGCGAAGGCGCGCGCGGCGAGATCCTTTCCGCGGCGTTCGCCGGCGAAGGCCAGCACCAGGACGCCGGCGCGAAGGTGATCCACGCTGCGCCGAACACGACCTCGGTGGTCACGAACAAGTCGGTCACCGCGCACGGCGGCAAGACGACGTACCGCGGTCTGGTGGAAATCCACCCGGGCGCGGCCGGCGCGAAGACGCGGGTGAAGTGCGACGCGCTGATCATGGACGACAAGTCGTCGAGCGACACGAAGCCGACGATGAAGATCGACGAGCAGCGCTCGACGGTCGAGCACGAAGCCTCGGTCTCGAAGATCGGCGAGGAGCAGCTTTTCTACGCGATGAGCCGCGGCCTGAGCGAAGCGGACGCGACCGCGATGATCGTCAACGGCTTCTTCGACTTCTTCGTCAAGGAGCTCCCGATGGAGTACGCCGTCGAGCTGAACCGCCTGATCAAGCTCGAGATGGAGGGTTCAGTCGGCTGA
- a CDS encoding DUF2157 domain-containing protein — MSNEVPIGFRRVLARELPAWQADGVIGESAAQTLTARYALDRVGEPQRGWVTTAFAILGAVAIGAGIISFVAANWAALGSGGRFAIVFGATIAAYGAGLALRARDRGALAEAAFVCGALGFGGSLALGMQQYNVAVSDWVIYAVCAAGLVPLAFALRSVPVATVALAAAALSLPLRLFDTGRSFDQNSGQFSVLLLAQLAVIALGAALLTVRLRVLWFRELALAVVALGLLPAVFQWPFLSRTFVVGIMAALLLAAGISRSKTLRGAAIVAALLVAAPSTFWGPYAPYDTDLARGGAYEPLAFLLLALAAAASFLVHGRKIVPFVPAGIAVALAIVLPHVGPLPPVAAVLLANALVLVPAALLIARGINVRDRAAFLCGTAVCAVDGFLRFAEYDQNLTAKALAFVVVGIAFIAAALLFERDARPVRARAA; from the coding sequence ATGAGCAACGAGGTTCCGATCGGATTCCGGCGCGTGCTCGCGCGCGAGCTTCCGGCTTGGCAAGCCGACGGCGTGATCGGCGAGTCCGCCGCGCAGACGCTGACCGCGCGCTACGCGCTCGACCGCGTCGGCGAACCGCAGCGCGGCTGGGTCACGACGGCGTTCGCGATCCTCGGCGCGGTCGCGATCGGCGCCGGCATCATAAGCTTCGTCGCGGCGAACTGGGCCGCGCTGGGCTCCGGCGGGCGGTTCGCGATCGTGTTCGGCGCGACGATCGCCGCCTACGGCGCCGGCCTCGCACTCCGCGCTCGCGACCGCGGCGCACTCGCCGAGGCGGCGTTCGTTTGCGGCGCGCTCGGCTTCGGGGGTTCGCTCGCGCTCGGCATGCAGCAGTACAACGTCGCGGTGAGCGACTGGGTCATCTACGCGGTCTGCGCGGCCGGGCTCGTTCCGCTGGCGTTCGCGCTGCGCAGCGTTCCGGTCGCGACCGTCGCGCTCGCCGCGGCGGCGCTCTCGTTGCCGCTGCGCCTCTTCGATACCGGCCGCAGCTTCGACCAAAACAGCGGCCAGTTCAGCGTGCTGCTGTTGGCGCAACTTGCGGTGATCGCGCTCGGCGCCGCGTTGCTGACCGTGCGGCTGCGCGTGCTGTGGTTCCGGGAGCTCGCGCTCGCGGTGGTCGCGCTCGGGCTTCTGCCGGCGGTCTTTCAATGGCCGTTCCTCTCGCGCACGTTCGTCGTCGGAATCATGGCGGCGCTGCTGCTGGCTGCCGGCATCTCGCGCTCGAAGACGCTGCGCGGCGCCGCGATCGTCGCCGCCTTACTCGTCGCCGCGCCGTCGACGTTCTGGGGACCATATGCACCGTACGATACGGATCTCGCGCGAGGCGGCGCGTACGAACCGCTCGCGTTTCTGCTGCTCGCCCTCGCTGCGGCGGCGAGCTTCCTCGTCCACGGCCGCAAGATCGTGCCATTCGTTCCGGCCGGAATCGCCGTCGCGCTCGCGATCGTCTTGCCGCACGTCGGACCGCTTCCGCCCGTGGCTGCCGTGCTGCTCGCGAACGCGCTCGTTCTCGTTCCGGCGGCACTGCTGATCGCGCGCGGCATCAACGTGCGGGACCGCGCCGCGTTCCTGTGCGGGACCGCCGTCTGCGCGGTCGACGGGTTCCTGCGCTTCGCCGAGTACGACCAGAACCTGACCGCGAAAGCGCTCGCGTTCGTCGTGGTCGGCATCGCGTTCATCGCCGCGGCGCTGCTGTTCGAGCGCGACGCGCGCCCGGTGCGGGCTCGTGCAGCGTAG
- a CDS encoding GDYXXLXY domain-containing protein yields MQRSALAVVAALGVQAVLVAAIPLHESWIRATGREVTVAVDPVDPYNPVRGYYARFTYRGMVPDLRGFDERARNGAPVWVVLDVSRPDEPARPVRLARSPADAGRNEVVMRARYLIGTSQCPGCRALMVTPDAWYADRDQVQALGPALNDHQAVAELRVTAGGDASLLRLRPSGGGMGHGG; encoded by the coding sequence GTGCAGCGTAGCGCGCTCGCCGTCGTCGCGGCGCTCGGCGTGCAGGCCGTTCTCGTCGCGGCGATCCCGCTCCACGAAAGCTGGATTCGCGCCACCGGGCGGGAGGTCACCGTGGCGGTCGACCCGGTCGACCCGTACAATCCGGTCCGCGGCTACTACGCCCGGTTCACCTATCGCGGCATGGTCCCGGACCTGCGCGGCTTCGACGAGCGCGCCCGCAACGGAGCGCCCGTCTGGGTCGTGCTGGACGTCAGCCGCCCGGACGAGCCGGCACGTCCCGTGCGCTTGGCGCGTTCGCCGGCCGATGCCGGCCGCAACGAGGTCGTCATGCGAGCGCGCTACCTGATCGGTACCAGTCAATGCCCCGGTTGCCGCGCCCTCATGGTGACGCCTGACGCCTGGTACGCCGACCGCGATCAGGTGCAGGCGCTCGGCCCCGCGCTGAACGATCACCAGGCGGTCGCCGAGCTGCGGGTCACCGCCGGCGGGGACGCCTCGCTGCTCCGCCTGCGACCTTCGGGAGGCGGAATGGGTCATGGAGGATAG